From Pelotomaculum schinkii, the proteins below share one genomic window:
- the lysS gene encoding lysine--tRNA ligase encodes MSEQKKDMCEALEKPEEDLNELMQVRREKLAEIRAKGIEPYGGRFIRTHQAGEILDHFAEFEDQSVVLAGRIMSRRGMGKATFAHIQDGSRKIQVYLRLNDIGPEAYELFGKLDIGDIIGVSGKVFKTRMGEITIAVAQFTLLSKSLRPLPEKWHGLKDVDLRYRQRYVDLIVNPDVKEVFEARSKIIRAIRVFMDRKGFLEVETPMMQTIAGGAEARPFITHHNALDINLYLRIAPELYLKRLLVGGFEKVYEINRNFRNEGISTKHNPEFTMLELYQAYADYHVMMDLAEELVSTVAAEVMGTTKVEYEGTAIDLSPGWTRMPMLEAVKLHSGLDFHMIKDDAEARSAAKQARLGIELDGTDTWGSVLNKVFDEVVEPKLIQPTFIMDYPVEISPLAKRKAENPDLTDRFELFIYGREMANAFSELNDPIDQKGRFLKQVEKRKAGDDEAHMMDEDYINALEYGMPPAGGMGIGIDRLVMLLTNSSSIRDVLLFPLMKPREQA; translated from the coding sequence ATGTCGGAACAAAAAAAGGATATGTGTGAGGCGCTTGAGAAACCGGAAGAGGATTTGAATGAATTAATGCAGGTACGCCGTGAGAAACTTGCCGAGATCCGCGCCAAAGGCATAGAACCTTATGGCGGCCGTTTCATACGCACGCACCAGGCAGGCGAGATCCTCGACCATTTTGCTGAGTTTGAAGACCAGAGTGTAGTTTTGGCGGGACGTATTATGTCCCGGCGGGGTATGGGCAAGGCCACGTTTGCCCACATCCAGGACGGCTCCAGAAAAATACAGGTATATCTGCGATTAAATGATATCGGGCCGGAAGCTTACGAGCTTTTCGGCAAGCTGGACATTGGCGATATTATCGGAGTGAGCGGCAAGGTCTTCAAGACGCGTATGGGCGAGATTACTATAGCAGTGGCGCAATTTACGCTATTGTCCAAGTCATTAAGGCCGTTGCCGGAGAAATGGCACGGCTTAAAGGATGTCGACCTGCGCTACCGGCAGCGTTACGTTGACCTGATTGTAAATCCAGACGTAAAAGAAGTTTTCGAAGCCAGGAGTAAAATCATCCGGGCTATACGCGTTTTTATGGACCGCAAGGGTTTCCTGGAAGTTGAGACCCCGATGATGCAGACGATCGCCGGGGGAGCGGAGGCGCGGCCTTTTATAACGCACCACAACGCGCTGGACATCAACCTGTACTTGCGGATCGCTCCCGAATTATACTTAAAGCGCCTGCTGGTGGGGGGATTTGAAAAAGTCTACGAAATAAACCGCAACTTCCGCAACGAGGGCATTTCGACCAAGCATAATCCCGAGTTTACCATGCTCGAACTCTACCAGGCCTACGCCGATTACCACGTCATGATGGACCTTGCCGAAGAGCTGGTCTCAACTGTTGCCGCAGAGGTTATGGGAACAACAAAGGTTGAGTACGAGGGCACGGCCATCGACCTGTCTCCGGGGTGGACAAGGATGCCCATGCTTGAAGCAGTTAAGCTGCACTCCGGGCTGGATTTCCATATGATTAAGGATGACGCGGAGGCGCGCAGCGCGGCGAAACAGGCCCGGTTGGGAATAGAACTGGACGGGACGGACACCTGGGGTTCGGTACTGAACAAGGTCTTCGATGAGGTCGTTGAGCCCAAGCTGATCCAGCCCACCTTTATTATGGACTATCCTGTCGAGATATCTCCACTGGCCAAACGCAAGGCGGAAAACCCGGATTTGACCGATCGCTTTGAGCTGTTTATCTATGGCCGCGAGATGGCCAACGCTTTTTCCGAGCTAAACGACCCCATTGACCAAAAAGGCAGGTTTTTAAAACAGGTTGAGAAGCGCAAAGCCGGTGATGATGAGGCGCATATGATGGACGAAGACTACATAAATGCTCTGGAATACGGGATGCCCCCGGCAGGCGGCATGGGCATAGGGATCGACAGGTTGGTGATGCTGTTGACCAATTCATCCTCCATACGCGACGTTTTGCTGTTCCCGCTGATGAAACCACGCGAGCAAGCATAG
- a CDS encoding UvrB/UvrC motif-containing protein produces the protein MLCERCGQRPATVHITEIINGNKKETHVCQACAGEVQPQGFGFAPQLNLNNFLAGFLHELGGAGSNQVMDTGQKCGQCGMAEGQFVQQGLLGCGSCYSHFEDRLLPLLRRIHGNIRHTGKVPERTGGRAKVLKAIESLKGQLREVISREEFEQAADLRDAIRQLEKKLEEGGEA, from the coding sequence ATGTTGTGCGAGCGCTGCGGACAGCGGCCGGCAACGGTACACATCACCGAGATTATCAACGGGAATAAGAAAGAGACCCATGTCTGCCAGGCCTGCGCCGGAGAGGTCCAGCCCCAGGGTTTTGGCTTTGCTCCTCAACTGAACCTGAATAATTTTTTAGCCGGTTTTTTGCATGAACTTGGCGGGGCCGGCAGCAATCAGGTGATGGACACCGGCCAAAAGTGCGGTCAATGCGGCATGGCTGAAGGACAGTTTGTTCAGCAGGGCCTCTTGGGTTGCGGCAGTTGTTATTCCCATTTCGAGGACAGGCTCCTGCCGCTCTTACGAAGGATTCACGGCAATATCCGGCATACCGGCAAGGTGCCGGAACGTACCGGGGGACGCGCCAAAGTATTAAAAGCTATTGAAAGTCTCAAAGGGCAGTTGCGGGAGGTTATCAGCCGTGAAGAATTTGAACAGGCTGCCGATCTCCGCGACGCCATCCGCCAGCTGGAAAAGAAACTCGAAGAAGGAGGTGAGGCTTGA
- a CDS encoding DUF6531 domain-containing protein: MDFINQGGIVASCYYDTQTSGQSDTGKGTPQTTSAMQRQVTFTGWDFTDVWKIHEGTSYPYFVEVNTISKETFGVRPYCLYGKGSVNLSTGNFILAQTDLCIPSVGPSLEFTRFYNSQDDYTGTQGKGWTNNFNVHLTINQDGSVSVAYDDGHVYTFTYDGTSYVRPAGCFETLTAGPGSGYTLTFKDQTGYIFNDIGQLTSITDQNNNTLTLTYTGGLLTLASEPTGRTLSFNYDTNNRLTGVTDTAGRTVTYTYDNEGNLATVQDVLGNVTSYHYNTQGLTEIIASGGNTLLSNIYDSGKVTHQTDGSGNTTQFSYDPDNHRTTMLSALGNTITTTFDEKYRSTNITYPGNITGTYTYDINNCLTSITDPLNHTTSYTYDGNGNLLTVTDPASHTTTMEYDDNNNLLLVENALEKQSTFTYDSNGNLIKTTDSLGNETLYNYDESGLLLSTTTPDTGLGSGTTIYTYQNGLMQTVTDPAENTTTYSYNAAGQPITITDNAGKTSAMTYDDAGNLLTVADPLGNTTSYTYDWRGNILTKTDARGNTSSYTYNNNGLLVSKIDALNNETGYEYDAENRLVKVTDPRGNITQLSYDDLGRLTGVTNPLGDTITNQYDAAGNLIGRIDALGNQVLTVTYDELYNPKNMTDALGNNVSFDEYDELNRLTRFTDPGGNITQFEYDDLNRLKSTIDALTGQGRQEFDAHGNRTAMVDPNNNQTSFSYDNADRLTGRTTAASGNITLTYNNRDLIAQKINARGQSTTYEYDDAGRLISATYPDGTVSYTYDQNSNLLSATDSTGTIEYQYDALNRLVEYGDTWGNTIEYAYDAIGNLRILTYPGGRQVQYQYDETNRLIQVTDWADRVTTYEYDSNGRLVKTVHPNGTQTTRTYDEAGRLLQLKDVDAGGSVISQYDYTYDAAGNLIQEENFNENVSLTMDDAALTYATDNRLATYNGQTVLYDADGNMTAGPLAGEMAGLTYDARGRLTGAGNTTYTYDAGNNRISVAGAVYQSFVVNPNASLSQVLIQTDEQNHQTFYIYGLGLIGQEDEGGVYRSYHFDHRGSTIALTDESGNITDRFQYAPYGELVYRSGNTATPFLYVGRYGVMTDESDLYYMRARYYNPVAKRFLSPDTLTGQVTNPQSQNRYIYCEGNPVNFIDPSGHDWIRAQYFMSELAGLHYDDLYDVYKNLEEDISYDGWSQSDLEDLTLQFRIANELLIIRGDPVYYDQDEKDEAKITLAGIMDEENEKEEQKLLLASILVMGRTIGYDGSGKAGSKVPSQLLRGMDFEEIVLQEQAITKNLTKIGNSIPDSLINGRIIEVKDVNYIYKNKQFRDYINSGMPIDLIVSPRTKISKPLQDAIRNSGGSIRVRQADGTYSIY, from the coding sequence TTGGATTTCATTAACCAAGGCGGTATTGTTGCATCATGCTACTACGACACGCAGACATCGGGACAGTCTGATACGGGCAAAGGAACACCGCAAACAACCTCCGCTATGCAGCGTCAGGTCACATTTACAGGCTGGGATTTCACCGATGTATGGAAAATTCACGAAGGGACCAGCTATCCATATTTTGTAGAAGTCAATACTATCTCCAAAGAAACCTTTGGCGTACGTCCCTACTGCCTGTATGGAAAAGGATCCGTTAACCTTTCCACTGGCAACTTCATCCTGGCCCAGACAGACCTTTGCATTCCTTCCGTAGGCCCGTCCCTTGAGTTTACCAGATTCTACAATTCTCAGGATGATTATACAGGCACCCAGGGCAAGGGCTGGACCAATAATTTTAATGTTCACCTTACCATCAACCAGGACGGCAGCGTCAGCGTCGCTTATGACGACGGGCATGTTTACACCTTTACATACGATGGAACCAGTTACGTTCGACCCGCCGGATGCTTTGAAACACTAACTGCCGGGCCGGGCAGCGGCTATACCCTCACCTTCAAGGACCAGACCGGTTATATCTTTAACGACATTGGTCAACTAACCAGCATAACGGACCAAAACAACAATACGCTTACCCTGACCTATACCGGTGGACTGCTGACCTTAGCCAGTGAACCCACCGGCCGCACCCTGAGCTTCAATTATGACACGAACAACCGTCTCACCGGCGTAACCGACACTGCCGGCCGGACCGTGACCTATACCTATGACAACGAAGGCAACCTGGCCACAGTACAGGATGTGCTGGGGAATGTCACCAGCTACCACTATAACACACAGGGCCTCACCGAAATCATTGCTTCCGGCGGTAATACCTTGTTAAGCAACATTTATGATAGTGGCAAAGTTACCCATCAGACCGACGGGAGCGGCAACACCACCCAGTTCAGCTATGACCCGGACAACCACCGGACAACCATGCTCAGCGCCCTTGGCAACACCATTACAACCACCTTCGACGAAAAGTACCGTAGCACTAATATAACCTATCCCGGCAATATCACCGGTACCTACACCTACGACATCAATAACTGCCTCACCAGCATAACCGACCCTCTTAACCATACAACCAGCTATACTTATGACGGTAACGGCAATCTGCTTACCGTTACTGATCCAGCGAGTCATACAACCACCATGGAATATGATGATAATAATAACCTTCTTTTGGTGGAAAACGCTCTGGAAAAACAAAGTACATTCACTTATGACTCGAATGGCAATTTAATAAAAACAACCGATTCATTAGGAAATGAAACTCTCTACAACTATGATGAAAGCGGGTTATTGCTCAGCACAACCACCCCCGACACAGGCTTAGGCTCCGGCACGACTATATATACTTACCAGAATGGCTTGATGCAAACTGTAACCGACCCGGCGGAAAACACCACTACTTACAGCTATAATGCGGCCGGGCAACCGATTACCATAACCGATAACGCCGGCAAAACAAGCGCTATGACTTATGACGATGCTGGCAACTTACTGACTGTCGCCGATCCCCTGGGCAACACCACCAGCTATACTTACGACTGGCGCGGCAACATTCTAACCAAAACTGACGCCAGGGGCAATACCAGCAGTTACACCTATAACAACAATGGGTTGCTTGTCAGCAAAATTGATGCTTTGAACAATGAGACCGGTTATGAATATGACGCGGAAAACCGCCTGGTGAAAGTTACCGACCCGCGTGGTAACATCACCCAGTTAAGCTATGATGACTTGGGCCGGCTCACCGGTGTCACAAATCCCCTGGGCGACACTATCACCAATCAATACGACGCAGCGGGCAACCTCATCGGAAGAATAGACGCGTTGGGCAATCAGGTCCTAACAGTCACTTATGATGAGCTCTATAACCCTAAAAACATGACAGACGCCCTGGGGAACAACGTTAGTTTCGACGAGTATGACGAATTAAACCGCCTGACCAGATTTACCGACCCGGGTGGCAACATCACCCAGTTTGAATATGACGACCTGAATAGACTGAAATCAACCATCGACGCCTTAACTGGACAGGGCAGACAGGAATTTGATGCCCACGGCAACCGGACAGCCATGGTCGACCCCAACAACAACCAGACCAGCTTCAGCTATGACAACGCCGACCGGCTGACCGGCAGAACCACCGCCGCTTCCGGCAACATCACCCTGACCTACAATAACAGGGACCTGATAGCACAAAAAATCAACGCCAGAGGCCAGAGCACCACCTATGAATATGACGACGCCGGACGACTCATCAGTGCCACCTACCCTGACGGGACGGTATCCTATACTTACGACCAGAACAGTAACCTGCTTAGCGCCACCGACAGTACTGGTACAATCGAATACCAGTACGACGCCTTAAACCGCCTTGTGGAATACGGGGATACCTGGGGCAACACCATTGAATACGCTTACGACGCCATCGGCAACCTGCGCATTCTCACTTACCCCGGCGGCCGGCAGGTACAATATCAATACGACGAAACCAACCGGTTAATTCAAGTAACCGATTGGGCGGACCGGGTCACTACCTACGAATACGATTCCAACGGCAGGCTGGTTAAAACCGTTCACCCCAACGGTACCCAAACAACCCGGACCTACGATGAAGCTGGCCGGTTGTTGCAATTGAAGGATGTGGATGCCGGCGGAAGCGTCATCAGCCAGTACGATTATACCTACGATGCGGCAGGAAACCTCATCCAGGAAGAGAATTTCAACGAAAATGTGTCTCTTACAATGGATGATGCGGCTCTGACCTATGCCACAGACAACCGCCTGGCCACTTATAACGGCCAAACCGTCCTCTACGACGCTGACGGCAACATGACTGCAGGCCCACTGGCCGGGGAAATGGCTGGCTTGACCTACGACGCTCGCGGCCGGCTGACCGGGGCGGGAAATACCACCTACACTTACGATGCCGGAAACAACCGCATCAGCGTTGCCGGCGCCGTTTATCAAAGCTTCGTCGTCAACCCCAACGCATCTTTAAGCCAGGTGCTGATCCAGACTGACGAACAAAACCATCAGACCTTCTACATCTACGGCCTGGGCCTGATCGGCCAAGAAGACGAAGGAGGAGTATACCGCAGTTATCACTTCGACCACCGGGGTAGCACCATCGCTTTGACCGACGAAAGCGGCAATATAACCGACCGCTTCCAGTACGCCCCATACGGAGAGCTTGTCTACCGCAGCGGAAACACTGCCACACCGTTCCTGTATGTGGGCCGCTATGGTGTCATGACCGATGAAAGCGACCTTTACTACATGCGGGCACGGTACTACAATCCAGTGGCTAAAAGGTTCCTGAGTCCGGATACGCTAACTGGTCAAGTAACTAACCCGCAGTCGCAGAATCGGTATATATATTGCGAAGGGAATCCTGTGAACTTTATTGATCCATCAGGGCATGATTGGATACGAGCACAATATTTCATGAGTGAATTAGCAGGATTGCATTATGATGACTTATATGATGTGTATAAAAATTTAGAGGAAGATATCAGCTATGATGGGTGGTCTCAATCTGACTTAGAAGATTTAACATTGCAATTTAGAATTGCAAATGAGCTATTAATTATAAGAGGAGACCCAGTCTATTATGACCAAGATGAAAAGGACGAGGCTAAAATAACATTAGCTGGTATTATGGATGAAGAGAATGAAAAAGAAGAACAAAAATTATTATTAGCTTCAATTTTAGTTATGGGAAGGACTATAGGTTATGATGGATCGGGTAAAGCTGGCAGCAAAGTGCCATCACAATTGCTAAGAGGTATGGATTTTGAGGAAATTGTTTTGCAAGAACAAGCGATAACTAAAAACCTTACCAAGATTGGGAATAGTATTCCTGATAGTTTGATTAATGGTAGAATTATTGAAGTTAAAGATGTGAATTATATTTATAAGAATAAACAGTTTCGTGATTACATCAATAGTGGAATGCCCATTGACTTGATTGTGTCACCGCGAACTAAAATATCAAAACCATTACAAGATGCAATAAGGAATAGCGGAGGGTCTATTAGAGTTAGACAAGCTGATGGGACATATTCAATTTATTAA
- the greA gene encoding transcription elongation factor GreA, whose protein sequence is MKEKEVILTVEGLKKLEDELEQLKSVKRREVAERIKQAIGFGDISENSEYEDAKNEQAFIEGSILTLEKMLRNAKIIDDENLDTRVVSIGSTVLLKDLESGDEFTYTIVGSVEANPGANKISNESPVGKAILGQPKDHIVEVSVPAGQLKYQIVDILR, encoded by the coding sequence ATGAAGGAAAAGGAAGTTATCCTCACGGTGGAAGGTCTTAAAAAACTGGAGGATGAACTGGAACAGCTCAAATCAGTAAAGAGGAGAGAGGTTGCCGAGAGGATTAAACAGGCCATTGGCTTCGGGGACATCAGCGAGAATTCAGAGTACGAGGACGCCAAAAATGAGCAGGCGTTCATCGAAGGCAGCATACTGACCCTGGAGAAAATGCTGCGCAACGCGAAAATTATCGATGATGAAAACCTGGATACCCGAGTGGTATCGATCGGGTCCACTGTGCTTTTAAAAGACCTTGAGAGTGGGGACGAATTTACCTATACCATCGTCGGTTCAGTTGAGGCCAATCCCGGCGCCAATAAAATATCAAACGAGTCTCCGGTCGGCAAGGCCATCCTGGGACAACCCAAAGACCATATCGTAGAGGTTAGCGTACCGGCAGGTCAGTTGAAATACCAAATTGTGGACATTTTGCGTTAG
- a CDS encoding shikimate dehydrogenase, protein MQNFAFMIHPMHAGDVSRKFKFARFVPDRVIERAFAMLPSMNVAHITGVRSSLAETEGWFIACPLTADLMMRLPQAYVLKKIIQGGRVAEKLGAKILGLGAFTKVVGDAGVTVAKELKIPVTTGNSYTVATAIESTRSAAQAMGHDLKSSNVVILGATGAIGRICALILARDAKSMTLVARNERKLEELAGKILYDTGLAVKVTSDTGKALRSADVIITVTSSIDTVIEPEDLKPGAVVCDVARPRDVSARVAELRDDVLVIEGGVVEIPGDVEFNLNFGFPPRTAYACMAETMILSLEKRYESYTLGRELTIEQVEEIDVLARKHGFKLGGFRSFGRAMTNQEIEQIKQRAGQNKFI, encoded by the coding sequence AGATGTCAGCAGAAAATTTAAATTTGCCAGGTTTGTTCCCGACCGGGTTATTGAACGGGCATTTGCCATGCTCCCGTCGATGAATGTAGCCCATATCACAGGTGTACGCTCTTCTTTGGCTGAAACGGAAGGCTGGTTCATCGCCTGTCCCCTCACAGCAGACCTGATGATGAGACTTCCCCAGGCATATGTGTTAAAAAAGATTATCCAGGGGGGGCGCGTAGCGGAAAAACTGGGCGCCAAGATCCTGGGTCTGGGCGCTTTCACCAAGGTGGTGGGAGACGCCGGCGTGACAGTGGCCAAAGAGCTGAAGATACCGGTTACTACCGGGAACAGCTACACCGTAGCTACGGCCATTGAGTCCACCAGGTCGGCGGCTCAAGCCATGGGCCATGATTTAAAAAGCTCTAACGTGGTAATTCTGGGGGCCACCGGCGCTATCGGCCGGATTTGCGCCCTGATCCTGGCCAGGGATGCCAAAAGCATGACCCTGGTGGCCAGGAATGAGCGCAAGCTGGAGGAACTGGCCGGTAAAATCCTTTACGACACGGGCCTGGCGGTGAAGGTGACCTCGGATACCGGGAAAGCTCTCCGCTCCGCCGATGTTATCATTACGGTAACCAGCTCTATTGACACGGTAATCGAGCCGGAGGACCTCAAGCCCGGAGCGGTGGTCTGCGACGTGGCCAGACCGCGTGATGTCTCGGCGCGGGTGGCCGAACTCAGGGATGATGTCCTGGTCATAGAGGGTGGTGTAGTTGAGATTCCCGGAGATGTGGAGTTCAACCTCAACTTTGGTTTTCCACCCCGCACGGCCTACGCCTGTATGGCCGAGACCATGATTTTGTCTCTTGAAAAGCGTTATGAGAGCTATACCCTGGGCCGTGAACTTACGATCGAGCAGGTTGAAGAAATTGATGTCTTAGCCAGGAAACACGGGTTTAAACTGGGCGGCTTTCGCAGCTTTGGCCGGGCCATGACCAACCAGGAAATAGAACAAATTAAACAGCGTGCCGGGCAAAATAAATTCATATAG
- a CDS encoding CtsR family transcriptional regulator, giving the protein MSNISDLIEQYLKSLISNSPKDFVEVQRSQLAMRFSCVPSQINYVLTTRFSAGHGYLVESRRGGGGYIRIVKIPLDQKVDLILDICDLIGDAISQHEAEGLLGRLVEEELISLREARIMQAAVGRYPQLLEAQTQEQLRAAVLKAMVTAVLRD; this is encoded by the coding sequence ATGTCCAATATTTCCGACCTGATCGAGCAGTATCTCAAGAGCCTGATTTCAAATAGCCCTAAAGATTTTGTAGAGGTCCAGAGGAGCCAACTGGCCATGCGTTTCAGTTGTGTTCCCTCCCAGATTAATTATGTTTTAACCACCCGGTTTTCAGCCGGTCACGGTTACCTCGTAGAAAGCCGGCGGGGCGGCGGCGGGTATATCCGGATTGTGAAAATACCTCTGGATCAAAAAGTGGATTTAATCCTGGATATATGTGATTTAATCGGCGACGCCATTTCCCAGCATGAAGCTGAGGGACTGCTTGGTCGTCTTGTCGAAGAAGAACTGATCTCGCTGCGGGAGGCCAGGATCATGCAGGCGGCAGTTGGTCGCTACCCGCAGCTCCTGGAGGCGCAAACCCAGGAACAACTACGTGCGGCAGTACTTAAAGCGATGGTAACAGCGGTTCTAAGAGATTAG
- a CDS encoding Ig-like domain-containing protein — protein MLSVSHHSSPDTTPPTVKNTDPVDGATNVSVSASVYVAFSETVVEDVYFEDINIRNTNDNSVVNYIYSINGDTLILDPVNDFSSSVTYAVYVPAGAVKDSAGNSLENDYIFSFTTGELASGFTVTTPNGGEDWTAGATKEITWTYAGAGCDSDVRISLYKGGVFQYVIVSSVLPESGSYSWTIPASQAAGDDYQIRITRNADTGVYDYSDASFTINALQ, from the coding sequence ATGCTCAGCGTCAGTCACCATTCTTCGCCGGATACTACCCCGCCAACTGTTAAGAATACCGACCCTGTCGATGGCGCCACCAATGTTTCAGTAAGCGCATCGGTTTATGTTGCCTTTTCCGAAACCGTTGTTGAAGATGTATATTTTGAAGACATCAATATCAGAAATACCAATGACAATTCTGTAGTCAACTATATATACAGTATCAACGGTGATACGCTCATACTTGATCCTGTTAATGATTTCAGCAGCAGTGTAACCTATGCGGTATATGTCCCTGCTGGTGCTGTTAAAGACAGTGCTGGTAACTCTCTGGAAAATGACTACATCTTTAGCTTCACTACAGGTGAGCTTGCAAGCGGGTTTACCGTCACTACCCCCAACGGAGGAGAGGACTGGACTGCTGGGGCCACTAAAGAGATCACCTGGACTTATGCCGGAGCGGGCTGTGATTCGGATGTCAGGATCTCACTCTACAAGGGCGGTGTGTTCCAGTATGTCATCGTCAGCAGCGTTCTTCCTGAATCCGGCTCATACAGCTGGACGATCCCGGCCTCGCAGGCTGCCGGAGATGACTACCAGATCAGGATCACCCGCAATGCAGACACAGGTGTCTACGACTATAGCGACGCAAGCTTTACCATTAATGCATTACAGTAA
- a CDS encoding AbrB/MazE/SpoVT family DNA-binding domain-containing protein, with protein MGQVIGNIMVQKRGVVSLGILKGHMPLNDGDIFQVQIENGKVILLPMKLVPAEQAWFWTKEWQEGEKEADEDIAAGRVKSFENMDDLLEDLDK; from the coding sequence ATGGGTCAAGTAATTGGTAATATTATGGTGCAAAAGCGCGGCGTTGTAAGTCTGGGAATATTAAAAGGACATATGCCATTAAATGATGGGGACATATTTCAGGTACAGATAGAAAACGGAAAAGTCATTCTATTACCCATGAAACTTGTTCCGGCAGAACAAGCATGGTTTTGGACAAAGGAATGGCAGGAGGGTGAGAAAGAAGCTGACGAAGATATAGCTGCCGGGAGGGTTAAATCGTTTGAAAACATGGATGACCTTCTGGAGGATTTGGATAAATGA